CTTTAAACCAACTGGTGGCCGAATGGATGCTTCGTTCCTGGGCACCCACGGTAGCGGCTCAGTATCTCCGCACGACGGGTGCGGCTGTAGTAGGTGCGGCCAATGGCGCAACGGGCAACCGGAAGGGGTTGACCAAAGAAGACGTTCGTAAGGCGCGAACCAAGCTTAACAAACAGAATGCTCCCAAAGATGGCCGGGTGGCGCTGATCCCTTCGGACCAGATGGACTTTCTACTGTCGGATTCGGATTTGCTGAAGCGGGATTATGCGGGTGAAATCGACATGAAGGGCGGAGTGATCTCGCGGCTGTTCGGCTTCGAGCTGTTGGAGCGTTCGACCGTACTGGAGTACGATAACGCGACTACGCCCGTTGTGCAAGACCCTGGCGCGTCTGGTGCAGCGGCCAATAACCAGGCGGCTTTGTTCTGGCATCCCTTTGCTGTAGAACGGGCGCTGGGCACGGTTGATATTTTCTCGCACGAAGGAGCGCCTACCTACTACGGGGATATTCTTTCCTTTCTGTTAATGGCGGGTGGTCGTCAGCGCCGGAATGACGGGGCTGGTATCGTTGCGGTCATTGAAGCGGCCTCGGCTTAGTCTGGATTCCTCTAACGTATAACATAGCCCGTTTGCTGCTCTTCGCGTCACGCAGTAGGGCGGCAAACGGGCTTTTTAACTCAAAACAAACATGGGATTACCTAACGTTTCGATAGAATATCAGAACGGCAATTTGGGGCTGGTGGCGTCGGCGGATGACCGGGTGATAGCTATTGTTTTCAATGGCTACGCGCAGGACTCCCCGCCTTTTGTCGTGTACTCGTACGCGGACTTCCTGGGTAAACGGGCGTTGCTACTTGCGGATATAGGCGCACCGCTCAATGTTTACATTCAGAACGAGGTCGCTGATTTTTACCAGGAGGCCGGGGACGGTCGGGAGCTTTGGATCAAGACCGTAGCCCCAGAAATGACCACGGCACAGATTTTTACCGTGGGCGCCATCGAACAGCTCATGCAACTTTCAGGTGGTCGGATCAATGTTATCGGGGTGTCCCGGAAAC
This window of the Spirosoma aerolatum genome carries:
- a CDS encoding phage capsid protein, with protein sequence MALEKEIWRTDIVSNLYKDNDFMKYATIADQYVLAGKVVHIPNANSASGVVKNRSSLPASVTKRTDIDVTYALDEYTTNPVLIPNIDDIQLSYDKRQSVMQEDRAALNQLVAEWMLRSWAPTVAAQYLRTTGAAVVGAANGATGNRKGLTKEDVRKARTKLNKQNAPKDGRVALIPSDQMDFLLSDSDLLKRDYAGEIDMKGGVISRLFGFELLERSTVLEYDNATTPVVQDPGASGAAANNQAALFWHPFAVERALGTVDIFSHEGAPTYYGDILSFLLMAGGRQRRNDGAGIVAVIEAASA